From Quercus robur chromosome 8, dhQueRobu3.1, whole genome shotgun sequence:
GTGGCTAACCAGTTGCTCCTGCCCATTCTTGGCGATGCCGATCTTGCCGCCGCCTTAGAGTTTTTTCCGGAGGAAGAGGCCATTGAGGCTGAATTGAGGAAAATGATGGCCGGAAACACCAAGTTGTCATACTGGGTGAGTTCTTCCTTTAAGTTTTCTGTTGCTGCCCGCCGTACggctttttttgcattttggctTTGCAAATTCGTTTTTGGGTCTCACCCCCATTACGCCATAAAGCTTTTGTACTTTCGTTTGGCTATTAAAATATCTGCCGGGGTGAGCCTACCGTTGGCCCCTATGTTCTTGggacacttgtatgttcaattAGATATCCTCCGTAGTGATGAGAGTCAGGCTGGGTCCTGCCATATTGTTGCTTCTTCCGTCCATTGCACCATACTTCAGCAGTTGTTGTTTGAGCGTTGCGCTCAGTACTTGACAAAGTGTAGATCCGCTCGGTTTGCCAGAGAGAAGTACTAGTCATGTCCGAGAGTGATTACCGACTTTTGCGGCAGGTTTGAATCTGATTTTCCTCTTACTTTTCGTTGGTCTGGTTTGAAGCTGATTGGCTATTCTGtggttgaatcttttgatgagggCGTCAGTTTCTCTTGGA
This genomic window contains:
- the LOC126695906 gene encoding uncharacterized protein LOC126695906 gives rise to the protein MGLLQRAGVLKAIVSSCCLSNFQNLYNLRHLVRRWCTTTHTFFFSCGELTVTFEDVANQLLLPILGDADLAAALEFFPEEEAIEAELRKMMAGNTKLSYWVSSSFKFSVAARRTAFFAFWLCKFVFGSHPHYAIKLLYFRLAIKISAGVSLPLAPMFLGHLYVQLDILRSDESQAGSCHIVASSVHCTILQQLLFERCAQFESDFPLTFRWSGLKLIGYSVVESFDEGVSFSWRAYRNLGVDYTCADFAMGSFVDTIGTTIPLVSFDEIGITYLAVTNAGWLSYLADEGIRFVHYPANQVRRQFGLDQDIPDDISFLMESPTSVRPFLRHTAFEFWRKRFNAVTVPGY